The Glycine soja cultivar W05 chromosome 6, ASM419377v2, whole genome shotgun sequence genome has a window encoding:
- the LOC114416137 gene encoding uncharacterized protein LOC114416137 gives MAYEDLLPSLIANQLVVVTLGKIYQPPFPKWYNPNANCTYHGGTPGHSVEQCRALKHKVQSLIEAGWLTFQEDGPYIKINPLANHGGAAVNAIKVCGHEKDSCLMHPGVPHDMEMCSAVGNLLQQMIDQGRLEVSNEEEEEQHICMQSTNKESPKKHKPLVIHFTRDTSPQRLRHPSEVSGVRLVPFPYKSSHAVPWKYAPPGDRMEEATDIGSLSAKVTNIIGLSGINRSGRVFAPPDLPAQPMNAKGKAKVIEGQSIKAIPAPDEDVPMGGFAEGKEGCGKKEVSLEEASEFLRIFQQSKFEVIKQLNKTPARVSLVELLMSSEPHRALLVKVLNEAHMAQGIFVEGFEGIANNITANNYLTFAKEEILADGRGHNRALNVSVKCIEHIMAKVLIDNGSSLNVMPKSMLEKLSFNASNLMPSSMVVRAFNGSRREVRGEIDLPVQIGPHTCGVIFQVMDINPAYSCLLGHPWIHSVGVVPSTLHQKLKFVVEGHLVIVSGEEDVLVSCSSSTPYVEAVEESLETAFQSFKVVSDASIEFLPRKPRLSGAAMMVARVMLGHDYEPEMGLGKDNDGKASLVSVKGNRGKFRLGYKPTQADVRKNISGRENKGQGPRSGQQAKEVPPCHISRSFVSASLRREGQVATICDEDSPRRSNLVQPCPLGFQLGNWRVKECLEVYATSIM, from the coding sequence ATGGCGTACGAGGACCTCTTGCCATCTCTCATTGCCAACCAACTGGTAGTGGTGACTCTAGGAAAGATCTACCAGCCTCCTTTCCCAAAATGGTATAACCCCAACGCGAATTGTACATACCATGGGGGAACCCCAGGCCACTCAGTTGAACAATGCAGGGCTTTGAAACACAAGGTCCAAAGTTTAATAGAAGCAGGATGGTTGACGTTTCAAGAGGATGGGccctatataaaaataaacccgctcgccaatcatggaggggcaGCTGTTAATGCCATTAAGGTATGTGGGCATGAAAAGGATTCCTGTTTAATGCATCCGGGAGTGccgcatgacatggaaatgtGTTCAGCGGTAGGAAATCTATTACAACAAATGATAGACCAAGGCCGGCTTGAGGTCAGCAacgaggaggaagaagaacaacatatatgcatgcaatcaacAAATAAGGAAAGTCCTAAGAAACATAAACCCTTGGTAATACACTTCACCAGGGACACTTCTCCCCAAAGGCTCCGACACCCCTCAGAGGTATCGGGCGTTAGACTTGTTCCTTTCCCTTACAAAAGCAgtcacgcagtcccatggaagTACGCCCCTCCGGGCGACAGGATGGAAGAAGCTACCGACATCGGCTCACTATCGGCCAAAGTAACCAACATCATCGGCTTAAGCGGCATAAACCGCAGCGGTCGCGTGTTTGCACCTCCCGACTTGCCAGCGCAGCCCATGAATGCTAAAGGGAAGGCAAAGGTGATCGAAGGACAAAGCATCAAGGCGATCCCCGCACCGGACGAGGATGTTCCAATGGGGGGATTCGCCGAGGGAAAAGAGGGCTGCGGTAAGAAAGAGGTATCGCTCGAGGaggccagcgagttcctccgcattTTCCAACAGAGCAAGTTCGAGGTCATTAAACAACTCAACAagaccccggctagggtctctcTTGTGGAACTACttatgagctctgagcctcaccGAGCATTGTTGGTGAAGGTTTTGAATGAAGCTCACATGGCCCAAGGCATCTTCGTAGAAGGCTTTGAGGGGATCGCCAATAACATCACAGCTAACAACTACCTCACCTTCGCCAAGGAGGAAATTCTTGCCGatgggagagggcataatagggCTTTAAATGTGTCGGTCAAATGCATAGAACATATTATGGCTAAAGTACTCATTGACAATGGCTCAAGCCTGAATGTGATGCCCAAGAGCATGTTGGAGAAGTTGTCGTTCAACGCCTCCAACCTGATGCCgagttccatggtggtccggGCCTTCAACGGTAGCCGCCGAGAGGTAAgaggagagatcgacctcccagtacagatagggcCTCACACCTGCGGAGTTATattccaagtgatggatatcAACCCGGCCTATAGTTGTCTGTTGGGGCATccatggatccactcagtgggagtcgtcCCCTCCACACttcaccaaaagctgaaatttgtAGTGGAAGGACATTTGGTCATagtatcaggcgaggaagatgtCCTGGTAAGTTGTTCTTCCTCTACGCCGTATGTGGAAGCCGTggaggagtcattggaaacggctttccaatcctttaaGGTGGTAAGCGACGCCTCCATAGAATTCCTCCCAAGGAAGCCCCGCCTGTCTGGCGCAGCaatgatggtggcccgggtgatgttggggCACGACTACGAGCCCGAAATGGGTTTGGGCAAGGATAATGATGGCAAGGCCAGCCTAGTAAGTGTCAAAGGAAACCGCGGAAAATTcaggttaggctataaacctacACAGGCTGACGTAAGGAAAAACATCTCGGGAAGGGAGAACAAAGGCCAAGGCCCACGGTCAGGACAGCAAGCCAAAGAGGTTCCACCGTGCCACATCAGTAGAAGCTTCGTGAGTGCGAGTTTAAGGCGAGAAGGACAAGTCGCCACAATATGTGATGAAGACTCCCCGAGGAGGTCGAATTTGGTGCAGCCATGCCCTCTTGGCTTCCAGCTAGGGAACTGGCGGGTGAAGGAATGCCTTGAAgtttacgcgacaagcataatgtaa